A part of Vibrio sp. B1FLJ16 genomic DNA contains:
- the galM gene encoding galactose-1-epimerase — MTTHFEQLEQAMAETPSFDGQPAKLIHLTNSNGMTVSFMDIGATWLSCTLPVNDESREVLLRSENMAEHMKQDAYFGAIVGRFANRIAKGQFTVDGNCYQLDINNGENALHGGLQGFDKSRWTVAEQGEQCVVFTLHSEDGDQGYPGNLDVKVTYTLTDENELVIAYDATIDKTSPLNLTNHAYFNLAGEQSDVNGLEHSLQLHASHYLPTDTGLIPTGEQKPVAGTSFDFIEQKRVGQDFLTEQDQKTAAGYDHAFVFKPEVTDGVSIAAILIAPQEDVVMKVKTTKPAIQFYSGNFLTGTPGASKVYQAYDGLALETQYFPDGPNKPEWGLNSGVLSSGDCYQHQTVYQFEF, encoded by the coding sequence ATGACAACACATTTTGAACAGTTAGAACAGGCGATGGCAGAAACCCCGTCATTTGACGGTCAGCCGGCAAAGCTAATCCATCTTACTAACTCAAATGGCATGACAGTATCGTTTATGGATATTGGTGCTACCTGGCTGAGCTGTACTTTACCTGTCAATGACGAATCTCGTGAAGTGTTACTGCGTTCAGAGAACATGGCTGAGCACATGAAGCAGGACGCTTACTTTGGTGCTATTGTCGGCCGCTTCGCTAACCGTATTGCAAAAGGTCAGTTTACCGTTGATGGCAACTGCTACCAACTCGATATCAATAATGGTGAAAACGCGCTTCACGGTGGCCTACAAGGTTTTGACAAGAGCCGCTGGACCGTTGCTGAACAAGGTGAACAGTGCGTGGTCTTTACGCTTCATTCAGAAGACGGCGATCAGGGCTATCCGGGTAATCTCGATGTTAAGGTCACTTACACCCTGACTGACGAGAACGAGTTGGTCATCGCCTATGACGCGACTATTGATAAAACATCGCCGCTGAACTTAACTAACCATGCTTACTTTAATCTGGCCGGTGAACAGAGTGATGTAAATGGATTAGAGCATTCCTTGCAGCTTCACGCATCACATTACTTACCAACTGATACAGGGTTAATTCCTACCGGTGAGCAAAAGCCTGTTGCTGGTACGAGTTTTGATTTCATCGAGCAAAAAAGAGTCGGGCAGGATTTTCTTACCGAACAGGATCAGAAGACCGCTGCTGGCTACGATCACGCCTTTGTGTTCAAGCCTGAAGTGACCGATGGTGTGTCTATCGCTGCAATTCTGATTGCTCCGCAAGAAGATGTGGTAATGAAAGTCAAAACCACTAAACCCGCTATCCAGTTTTATTCAGGAAATTTCTTAACAGGAACGCCGGGAGCGAGCAAAGTTTATCAAGCGTATGACGGTCTTGCTCTGGAAACACAGTACTTTCCGGACGGGCCAAACAAACCAGAATGGGGACTCAACAGTGGGGTGTTGAGCTCTGGGGACTGCTATCAGCATCAGACCGTATATCAGTTTGAATTTTAG
- the galK gene encoding galactokinase, with protein sequence MSDLIQNVKTSFEQVLGYAPSHIIQAPGRVNLIGEHTDYNDGFVLPCAINYQTVVAAARREDNLIRVVSVDYDNAVDEFDITQDIAFLENKMWANYIRGVVKCLLARGYQFSGADISVSGNVPQGAGLSSSAALEVVIGQTFKVLFNLEISQAEIALNGQQAENEFVGCNCGIMDQMISAEGRENHAMLLDCRSLETEAVSMPEDMAVVIINSNKKRGLVDSEYNTRREQCEEAARIFGVKALRDVTIEQFNDKASQLDEMVAKRARHVITENDRTVEAAQALRANDMKRMGELMAASHASMRDDFEITVKEIDTLVEMVKEVIGDKGGVRMTGGGFGGCIVALVPPTLVEEVKAVVEAKYETATGLKESIYVCQAKEGAGLVEVL encoded by the coding sequence ATGTCTGATCTAATCCAAAATGTGAAAACGTCTTTTGAACAAGTGTTGGGCTACGCACCAAGTCACATCATTCAAGCCCCTGGTCGTGTAAACCTGATCGGGGAGCACACCGACTATAACGATGGTTTTGTCCTGCCGTGTGCGATTAACTACCAGACGGTTGTTGCGGCAGCAAGGCGCGAAGACAACCTGATACGCGTAGTATCGGTGGATTATGACAATGCGGTTGATGAGTTCGATATTACTCAGGATATCGCCTTCCTGGAAAACAAAATGTGGGCGAACTACATTCGCGGTGTGGTGAAGTGTTTATTGGCTCGTGGCTATCAATTTAGCGGTGCTGACATTTCGGTCAGCGGCAACGTACCTCAAGGTGCGGGTCTGAGCTCATCAGCGGCACTGGAAGTGGTGATTGGTCAGACATTCAAAGTGCTGTTCAATCTGGAGATCAGTCAGGCGGAAATCGCGCTGAACGGTCAGCAGGCAGAGAACGAATTTGTGGGCTGTAACTGCGGCATTATGGATCAGATGATTTCAGCTGAGGGCCGCGAAAACCACGCCATGCTGCTGGACTGCCGCAGTCTGGAAACCGAAGCCGTGTCTATGCCGGAAGATATGGCAGTCGTGATCATCAACTCGAATAAAAAGCGTGGTCTGGTAGACAGTGAATACAACACGCGTCGTGAACAGTGTGAAGAAGCAGCTCGTATTTTCGGCGTTAAAGCACTCCGTGATGTAACCATAGAGCAGTTCAACGACAAAGCTTCGCAACTCGATGAAATGGTGGCAAAACGCGCCCGCCACGTTATCACCGAAAATGATCGCACAGTAGAGGCAGCACAGGCGCTGCGTGCAAATGACATGAAACGCATGGGCGAGCTGATGGCGGCGTCACATGCTTCGATGCGTGACGATTTTGAAATCACAGTTAAAGAGATCGACACCTTAGTTGAAATGGTCAAAGAAGTGATCGGTGATAAAGGCGGTGTGCGTATGACGGGCGGTGGTTTCGGCGGCTGTATCGTGGCACTGGTTCCACCTACACTGGTTGAAGAGGTTAAAGCCGTGGTTGAAGCGAAGTATGAAACGGCGACAGGCCTTAAAGAGTCTATCTATGTTTGCCAGGCAAAAGAAGGCGCTGGTCTGGTCGAAGTTTTGTAG
- a CDS encoding UDP-glucose--hexose-1-phosphate uridylyltransferase — MSNVEFNPVDHPHRRFNPLTGQWILVSPHRAKRPWSGADEKPAMDELPSYEEKCFLCPTNERISGDVNPDYQGTYVFNNDFAALMVDSPDAPESENPLFKTQGVRGLSRVICFSPDHSKTLPELPVDKIRGVIDTWNEQIEELGKDYVWVQAFENKGETMGCSQPHPHGQIWANSFLPNEIERKEHNLKAYYQQHGSNLLVDYVQAELQDGSRIVVETEHWIAVVPYWAAWPFETMLLPKTHIRRMNELSDEQRDDLAVAIKKLTSRYDNLFQCSFPYSMGWHYAPFFEEGTDIDHWQLHALFYPPLLRSATVRKFMVGYEMLAESQRDLTAEQAAQRLRDLSDVHYKEGSR; from the coding sequence TCCACACCGTCGTTTTAACCCGCTAACCGGTCAGTGGATTCTTGTCTCACCTCACCGGGCAAAACGTCCGTGGAGCGGGGCAGATGAAAAGCCAGCGATGGACGAGCTGCCAAGCTATGAAGAGAAATGTTTCCTTTGTCCTACGAACGAACGTATCTCCGGTGATGTAAACCCTGATTATCAGGGTACCTATGTGTTCAATAACGACTTTGCTGCACTGATGGTTGATTCTCCTGATGCGCCGGAATCAGAAAATCCTCTATTCAAAACTCAGGGTGTACGTGGTCTGAGCCGAGTGATCTGTTTCTCGCCAGACCACAGCAAAACGCTCCCTGAACTTCCGGTCGACAAAATTCGCGGTGTGATTGATACCTGGAACGAGCAAATCGAAGAATTGGGCAAAGACTATGTCTGGGTTCAGGCATTTGAAAATAAAGGCGAGACCATGGGCTGCTCTCAGCCTCACCCGCACGGTCAGATCTGGGCGAATAGCTTCTTACCTAATGAAATAGAACGTAAAGAACATAACCTGAAAGCTTACTACCAGCAACACGGCAGTAATCTGCTGGTGGATTACGTGCAGGCTGAGCTGCAAGACGGTTCCCGAATTGTGGTGGAAACCGAGCACTGGATAGCGGTTGTCCCTTACTGGGCTGCGTGGCCATTTGAAACCATGCTGTTACCAAAAACGCACATTCGTCGTATGAACGAGCTGAGCGATGAGCAACGTGACGACCTGGCCGTTGCTATCAAAAAGCTGACCAGCCGTTATGACAACTTATTCCAGTGCTCTTTCCCTTACTCAATGGGCTGGCACTACGCACCGTTCTTTGAAGAGGGAACAGATATCGATCACTGGCAGCTACATGCTCTGTTCTACCCGCCACTATTGCGAAGTGCAACAGTTCGTAAGTTCATGGTCGGCTACGAAATGCTGGCAGAAAGCCAACGGGATTTAACCGCAGAGCAAGCGGCACAGCGTCTGCGAGATTTGAGTGATGTGCATTATAAAGAAGGTTCTAGGTAA